From a region of the Maridesulfovibrio ferrireducens genome:
- a CDS encoding sensor domain-containing diguanylate cyclase, translating to MSVRLKLIIALTTILVVAFISVSFFNYNVSRNSARDEILNSALPLTRDNIYSEMQSGLMRPLFVSSLMANDIFLKDWVRDGETDVVKIMRYLDEIRTKYGFFTSFFVSAKTGDYFYYDGVLKTISPKDRHDVWYYDFVKSGLEYEFDVDTNQAVDDILTVFINHRVEDREGNLLGVAGVGLKMDQVACLLKTFTQKYSKNIFLVDPQGVVQVHADKQLVESLNIKDIQGLKNIADEVLNMNRNSSAMFKYIQDDEPVHLTARFIPEFDWFLIVEQKESAAMRAARDNFIRTLGIGALATLLIIIISILTINHFQGRLENQANTDELTGVANRRSFEKRFDGAMSLYLKTGSPFSVVLLDLDRFKEVNDTCGHNEGDRLLKEISGVINSSIRESDLCARWGGDEFIVLVSGDSSQAVFIAERIRSSVEQASVCKDIISIESAVMNVTVSCGVAQYLSGDTLDSLTLRADKAMYESKELGKNKVVVG from the coding sequence GTGTCTGTCAGACTAAAATTGATAATCGCTCTAACGACAATTCTGGTCGTAGCTTTCATTTCCGTGTCTTTTTTCAATTACAATGTTTCCCGGAATTCAGCCCGGGATGAAATATTGAATTCAGCTCTGCCGTTAACCCGTGATAATATTTATTCGGAAATGCAGTCCGGTCTCATGCGTCCTCTTTTTGTTTCTTCTCTTATGGCCAATGATATCTTTTTAAAAGACTGGGTAAGAGACGGCGAGACGGATGTTGTTAAGATAATGAGATATCTTGATGAAATCAGGACTAAATATGGTTTTTTCACCTCTTTTTTTGTATCTGCCAAGACTGGTGATTATTTTTACTATGACGGAGTTTTAAAAACAATATCTCCGAAAGACCGTCACGACGTGTGGTATTATGATTTTGTTAAGTCCGGGTTGGAGTATGAATTTGATGTTGATACAAATCAGGCCGTTGATGACATCCTTACTGTTTTTATTAATCATAGAGTGGAAGATAGAGAAGGTAATCTTCTTGGTGTTGCAGGTGTAGGTCTTAAGATGGATCAAGTCGCCTGTTTGCTGAAAACATTCACCCAAAAGTATTCAAAGAATATTTTTTTGGTGGATCCGCAGGGAGTTGTGCAGGTTCATGCTGATAAGCAACTGGTTGAAAGTCTGAATATTAAAGATATTCAGGGGCTTAAAAATATTGCTGACGAAGTTCTTAATATGAATCGGAACAGCTCTGCCATGTTTAAATATATACAGGATGATGAACCTGTTCATCTTACCGCACGTTTCATTCCCGAATTTGACTGGTTTTTAATTGTTGAGCAAAAAGAAAGTGCGGCAATGAGAGCGGCACGTGATAACTTTATCAGGACTTTAGGTATTGGAGCGCTCGCAACATTACTGATAATAATTATTTCGATACTTACAATTAACCATTTTCAGGGAAGGCTTGAAAATCAGGCTAATACTGATGAACTTACTGGAGTGGCTAACCGCAGATCTTTTGAAAAAAGATTCGATGGGGCTATGAGTTTATATCTTAAAACAGGGAGTCCGTTTTCGGTTGTTCTGTTGGATTTAGACAGGTTCAAAGAGGTTAACGATACTTGCGGTCATAACGAAGGTGACCGATTGTTAAAAGAGATCTCCGGGGTCATTAATTCTTCTATTCGTGAAAGTGATTTGTGCGCCCGATGGGGTGGCGATGAATTTATTGTTCTGGTGAGCGGAGATAGTTCGCAGGCTGTGTTTATAGCTGAACGAATTCGTAGTTCTGTTGAGCAGGCAAGTGTTTGCAAAGATATTATTTCCATCGAATCTGCCGTAATGAATGTTACGGTCAGTTGTGGAGTTGCGCAGTATCTCTCCGGAGATACGCTTGATTCCCTTACCTTGCGAGCTGACAAAGCTATGTATGAATCAAAGGAACTTGGTAAAAATAAAGTTGTTGTGGGTTGA
- the ruvB gene encoding Holliday junction branch migration DNA helicase RuvB translates to MNESNLPDDHIRPQRLSDFIGQDDLRHNLDVFIQAARGRGTAMDHALFYGNPGLGKTTLARIISSELGVNLVSTSGPVIERSGDLAAILTNLSRNDILFIDEIHRVPSSVEEVLYPAMEDFNLDLIIGQGPAARTVKIDLEPFTLVGATTRLGLLTSPLRDRFGCIFRLEFYSPEELAHIVTRAARIFDLEVTDEGALMIGRRARGTPRIANRLLRRVRDYATVHGDGVVNAKIADMALDRLEVDPLGLDQMDRKILSVLIDQFGGGPVGVKTIAVACSEEVRTIEEIYEPYLIQCGFLKRTSRGRVATAKAYQHLQAHSGSKRLF, encoded by the coding sequence ATGAACGAAAGTAATCTTCCCGATGATCATATAAGACCGCAACGGCTCTCCGATTTTATCGGGCAGGATGATCTGCGTCATAACCTTGATGTTTTTATTCAGGCTGCCCGTGGTCGCGGCACAGCAATGGATCATGCCCTTTTTTATGGAAATCCGGGTCTCGGTAAAACAACGCTGGCTCGTATTATTTCATCAGAACTTGGGGTGAATCTCGTTTCTACCTCCGGTCCCGTAATTGAAAGAAGCGGAGATTTAGCCGCTATTCTTACCAATCTCTCACGAAACGACATCCTTTTTATTGATGAAATCCATCGTGTTCCTTCTTCTGTTGAAGAGGTTCTTTATCCAGCTATGGAAGATTTTAATCTTGACCTGATTATCGGACAGGGGCCTGCCGCCCGTACAGTGAAGATTGATCTTGAACCTTTCACTCTGGTTGGAGCTACGACCCGTCTGGGGCTTCTTACCTCTCCATTGCGCGACAGATTCGGTTGTATTTTCAGGTTGGAATTTTATTCCCCCGAAGAACTGGCTCATATTGTGACTCGCGCAGCCCGTATCTTTGATCTTGAAGTCACGGATGAGGGCGCTTTGATGATAGGTAGAAGAGCAAGAGGGACTCCGCGTATTGCAAACCGTCTTTTGCGCCGGGTGCGGGATTACGCAACCGTGCATGGCGATGGTGTTGTGAATGCCAAAATTGCGGACATGGCCCTTGATCGACTGGAAGTCGACCCGCTTGGTCTTGATCAGATGGATCGTAAGATCCTTTCTGTATTAATTGATCAGTTCGGCGGCGGACCTGTCGGTGTTAAAACCATTGCAGTTGCCTGCTCCGAAGAAGTCAGAACTATCGAAGAAATTTATGAACCTTACCTGATACAATGCGGCTTTTTAAAACGGACCTCACGGGGTCGCGTAGCAACAGCTAAAGCTTATCAGCACCTGCAAGCTCACTCTGGATCTAAGAGATTATTTTAA
- the ruvA gene encoding Holliday junction branch migration protein RuvA encodes MIAYIHGKLLEATDRSCIVLTPGGVGYELFLTITALSTLPASGSDVTFYVFTVVREDALDLYGFPCFDDREVFQTLISIDRLGPKKALAILSQFSPKELQDIVFREDVKTLSIVPGIGPKSARQILWSLKDKMDKLSSATIRSGACPAEGDRSEFLDALSGLRNLGYADDEVRTFLKDIFDEEPDLDAAGAIRVALKKISQRNK; translated from the coding sequence ATGATTGCCTACATTCACGGAAAATTGCTTGAAGCCACGGATAGATCGTGCATTGTCCTCACTCCCGGCGGAGTGGGTTACGAACTGTTCCTTACCATAACTGCTCTTTCAACTCTTCCTGCATCCGGTTCTGATGTTACGTTCTACGTGTTCACGGTGGTAAGGGAAGATGCTCTCGATCTTTATGGCTTCCCTTGTTTTGATGACCGTGAAGTTTTTCAGACATTAATTTCGATAGATCGTCTCGGGCCTAAGAAAGCATTGGCTATTCTTTCGCAGTTCAGTCCTAAAGAATTACAGGATATTGTTTTTCGTGAAGACGTTAAAACTCTTTCCATTGTTCCCGGTATCGGTCCGAAGTCAGCTCGTCAGATTTTGTGGAGTCTGAAAGACAAAATGGATAAACTCAGTTCGGCTACTATTCGTTCCGGTGCCTGTCCTGCTGAAGGCGATAGAAGCGAATTTCTTGATGCTCTTTCCGGTCTTCGCAACCTTGGTTACGCGGATGATGAAGTCAGAACTTTCCTTAAAGATATTTTCGATGAAGAACCCGATCTTGACGCAGCAGGGGCTATCCGTGTGGCGTTAAAGAAAATTTCACAAAGAAACAAATAG
- the ruvC gene encoding crossover junction endodeoxyribonuclease RuvC, whose amino-acid sequence MGNSGIVIIGIDPGTRVTGFGIVREVSGQVSLVEAGTIRTDTKKPMCARLGQIYVRLAELIASHKPDEAAIENVFVASNPSSAIKLGQARGVAMAACSVAGLVVSGYEPTKVKRNLVGAGRADKSQVAFMVERILGVKDTKWVNDTTDALAIAICHLNERRFARMAGK is encoded by the coding sequence ATGGGAAATTCCGGCATTGTGATAATCGGTATTGATCCCGGTACCCGTGTTACTGGGTTTGGGATAGTCAGAGAAGTTTCCGGACAGGTCTCTCTGGTTGAAGCCGGCACAATCCGGACAGATACTAAAAAGCCTATGTGTGCTCGTCTCGGACAGATTTATGTCCGGTTAGCCGAGCTTATAGCAAGTCATAAACCGGATGAAGCGGCGATAGAAAATGTCTTCGTCGCTTCAAATCCGTCTTCTGCAATAAAACTTGGTCAGGCTCGCGGCGTGGCTATGGCAGCCTGTTCTGTCGCCGGTCTGGTTGTTTCCGGCTATGAACCTACCAAGGTCAAACGGAATCTGGTTGGAGCTGGGCGGGCTGATAAAAGTCAGGTCGCTTTTATGGTGGAGCGTATTCTCGGAGTTAAAGACACCAAGTGGGTCAACGATACCACTGATGCGCTGGCTATTGCAATTTGTCATTTAAATGAACGCAGGTTTGCAAGGATGGCTGGTAAATGA
- a CDS encoding YebC/PmpR family DNA-binding transcriptional regulator codes for MAGHSKWANIQHRKGRQDAKRGKIFTKMAKDIIIAAKAGGGDVNMNASLRLAVAKAKAVNMPNDRIDTAVKKGTGELAGGDINEMMYEGYGPGGVALLIEASTDNKNRTVAEVRYALSKAGGTMGEAGSVAWMFDKKGVMVFDKEAYTEDQLLEIGLDGGAEDVIDEGDSFAVHCAPEDFSLVQKAFEDAECVSQSAELSFIPKNLLEVDVPSAKKLMNLMEKLEDNEDVTDVYVNADFPDELMAEMEG; via the coding sequence ATGGCTGGACATAGTAAATGGGCGAATATTCAGCATCGTAAAGGCAGACAGGACGCTAAGCGCGGTAAAATTTTTACAAAGATGGCTAAAGACATAATTATCGCGGCTAAAGCCGGCGGTGGTGATGTTAATATGAACGCTTCCCTGCGTCTCGCTGTTGCTAAAGCAAAAGCTGTTAATATGCCCAATGATAGAATTGATACTGCCGTTAAAAAAGGTACCGGAGAATTGGCCGGTGGTGACATCAATGAGATGATGTACGAAGGTTATGGCCCCGGCGGAGTTGCTTTGCTTATTGAAGCCTCTACTGACAACAAAAACCGTACGGTTGCTGAAGTACGCTATGCTCTCAGTAAAGCTGGCGGGACTATGGGCGAAGCCGGAAGCGTTGCCTGGATGTTTGATAAGAAAGGCGTAATGGTTTTCGACAAGGAAGCTTACACAGAAGATCAGCTTTTGGAAATCGGCCTTGACGGCGGAGCTGAAGATGTAATCGATGAAGGTGATTCTTTTGCCGTTCATTGTGCTCCTGAAGATTTCTCCTTAGTTCAGAAAGCGTTTGAAGACGCAGAATGCGTAAGCCAGAGCGCTGAACTTTCTTTTATCCCTAAAAATCTCTTGGAAGTAGATGTTCCAAGCGCCAAAAAGCTTATGAATCTGATGGAAAAACTCGAAGACAATGAAGATGTCACTGATGTCTATGTCAACGCTGATTTCCCTGATGAATTAATGGCTGAGATGGAAGGTTAG
- a CDS encoding RlmE family RNA methyltransferase: MKEYQDHYFKKAKKENYPARSVYKLMEIDKRFHIFEAGQKVLDLGAAPGSWTLFSAKKVGPKGYVLGVDIQTTETVFPENVTYLQADVFEDSTELMDAMEKHLPYDLIISDMAPKTIGVRFADQVNSLELCERARDLIPRRLKKGGHFVVKIFDSADVRAYTDSLRKMFGKVKNFKPKSSREESMELFIVALGFRGIEG; encoded by the coding sequence ATGAAAGAATATCAAGATCATTACTTCAAAAAGGCGAAAAAGGAAAATTATCCTGCCCGTTCAGTATATAAGCTTATGGAAATCGACAAGCGGTTTCATATTTTTGAAGCAGGTCAAAAGGTTTTGGACCTTGGAGCCGCGCCGGGATCGTGGACTCTGTTCTCAGCAAAAAAAGTCGGCCCTAAGGGGTATGTGCTTGGTGTAGATATCCAGACCACCGAAACTGTATTCCCCGAAAATGTAACTTATTTACAGGCTGACGTGTTTGAAGATTCTACGGAACTCATGGACGCAATGGAGAAACACCTGCCCTATGATTTGATTATCAGCGATATGGCTCCTAAAACAATCGGAGTTAGATTTGCTGATCAGGTTAATTCTCTAGAGTTGTGTGAAAGAGCTCGAGATTTAATCCCGAGAAGACTCAAGAAGGGCGGTCATTTCGTCGTAAAAATTTTTGATAGTGCAGATGTAAGAGCTTATACGGATTCGTTGCGCAAGATGTTTGGAAAGGTGAAAAATTTCAAGCCGAAAAGTTCCAGAGAGGAAAGTATGGAGCTTTTTATTGTAGCGCTTGGCTTTCGTGGCATTGAAGGGTAA
- a CDS encoding glycosyltransferase family protein, with product MQRPQRIRIKNESGKLQSLPDGKEYFQDLGGNGDILFLGVGPNPDLLPKFFPEESCYYYIECPDYEKQTPTLHNIPAKFIKIQPDNSDLLHKKNFRLILYKPNKRLFPSFWEPIISKLTLNKTGIHSNVQNKSVWIPGDDKSLLVPEMSRAFARADFTYRVIAPDAMRRDLLSLLEQERPEIVFSINFNGLDNSGETFFLLREAGVKVVVWMVDNPFHIISGIKSAYWKEVPMLITDDWFIKPLQNLGATKIEHLPLATDPDIFNPDVRSYPGLDERIVFAGRSSFPKKVNFFAGCDFSQEDERDAISAINQGVKPDFEWWTKRDKLASFWPEKDVRATGFKAEQAGKIWRTEALKSAGSKLTVFGDEGWRELLPEIDLRKPIDYYTILPTIYSSSAIALNMTSPLLPNGLTQRNFDVWASGGFLLTDQTPGLSIFPEELVSECSFSIPAELPELCDKFLTNPRQRIALSKKWREAILKDHTYQNRIFNILNFLN from the coding sequence ATGCAACGTCCCCAAAGAATCCGCATTAAAAACGAATCCGGCAAATTACAATCATTGCCCGACGGGAAGGAATATTTTCAAGACCTCGGCGGAAATGGAGATATACTATTTCTGGGAGTCGGCCCGAACCCGGACCTGTTGCCCAAATTCTTTCCCGAAGAATCCTGCTATTACTATATTGAATGTCCGGACTATGAGAAACAGACCCCGACTTTACACAACATCCCTGCAAAATTTATAAAAATCCAGCCGGACAACTCCGACCTTCTACATAAGAAAAATTTTCGCCTGATATTATACAAACCTAACAAAAGACTTTTCCCTTCATTCTGGGAACCGATAATATCAAAGCTCACACTGAATAAAACCGGAATTCATTCAAATGTACAAAATAAATCCGTCTGGATTCCGGGAGATGACAAATCTCTGCTTGTACCCGAAATGTCCCGAGCCTTTGCCCGTGCCGACTTCACATACAGGGTTATCGCACCGGATGCAATGCGCCGGGATCTACTATCCCTTTTGGAACAGGAACGCCCCGAAATTGTTTTCAGTATCAACTTTAACGGGCTTGATAATTCAGGAGAAACCTTCTTTCTGCTCCGCGAAGCAGGGGTTAAGGTTGTCGTCTGGATGGTAGATAACCCTTTCCACATAATCTCAGGCATTAAATCTGCTTATTGGAAAGAAGTCCCCATGCTGATTACAGATGACTGGTTCATTAAGCCGCTCCAGAATCTCGGCGCAACTAAAATTGAACACCTTCCGCTTGCAACCGACCCTGATATTTTCAACCCGGATGTTCGTTCATATCCCGGTCTGGATGAGCGCATTGTTTTTGCGGGTAGATCAAGCTTCCCTAAGAAGGTTAACTTTTTTGCAGGATGTGACTTTTCTCAGGAAGATGAACGCGATGCAATCTCCGCCATTAATCAAGGCGTTAAGCCTGATTTTGAATGGTGGACAAAAAGAGATAAGCTTGCATCATTCTGGCCGGAAAAAGACGTCCGTGCCACAGGATTCAAAGCGGAACAGGCAGGCAAAATCTGGCGCACCGAAGCGCTTAAAAGTGCGGGAAGCAAACTGACGGTATTCGGAGACGAAGGATGGCGAGAATTGCTTCCTGAAATTGATCTGCGCAAACCGATAGACTATTATACAATTCTGCCGACAATTTACTCAAGTTCTGCCATCGCCTTAAATATGACCAGCCCTCTGCTGCCGAATGGATTAACTCAACGCAATTTCGACGTATGGGCATCAGGTGGTTTTCTACTCACCGACCAAACTCCCGGACTTTCGATCTTCCCCGAAGAGTTAGTAAGCGAATGCTCATTTTCCATCCCGGCAGAATTACCTGAACTTTGTGATAAATTTCTAACCAATCCTCGGCAAAGAATTGCGCTTTCAAAAAAATGGCGTGAAGCTATTCTTAAAGACCATACCTACCAAAACCGCATTTTTAATATCCTGAATTTTCTGAACTAA
- a CDS encoding BON domain-containing protein, translating to MQKIKLLCLMILSIACINGCAASIFIPPLPGPTMIPSALGSIYTAYAIGADERGFQTIIEDELLEANIQSQILHQKDLEVLGISTYSYNGHVYVVGKYDEKEDFNHIRKIVKKSGKVNSLTTFLFAEKEDAACNAADDYMLQMQVKGALLNDESVWGTNIAVKSVQCNIILLGRVGNINEVARARQTASQIAGVVSIKSFIKSSKHNRYNIHTKREVALNK from the coding sequence ATGCAGAAAATCAAATTACTATGTTTAATGATTCTCTCAATTGCCTGCATAAACGGTTGTGCAGCTTCTATTTTCATTCCGCCACTACCCGGCCCCACAATGATTCCTTCTGCTTTAGGCTCTATCTATACAGCCTATGCCATCGGGGCAGATGAACGCGGATTCCAGACAATTATAGAAGATGAACTGCTTGAAGCAAATATCCAATCTCAAATTCTTCATCAAAAAGATCTCGAAGTTCTTGGTATCAGCACATATTCCTACAACGGTCATGTTTATGTAGTAGGCAAATATGATGAAAAAGAAGATTTCAACCATATTCGCAAAATAGTTAAAAAATCAGGAAAGGTGAATTCACTTACAACCTTTCTGTTTGCAGAAAAAGAGGATGCTGCCTGTAATGCGGCAGACGACTATATGCTGCAAATGCAGGTTAAAGGGGCTTTGCTGAATGATGAGTCTGTGTGGGGAACAAATATCGCAGTTAAATCAGTGCAATGTAACATCATTCTTTTAGGCAGAGTGGGAAATATTAATGAGGTAGCTCGCGCCAGGCAGACAGCGTCACAAATAGCAGGTGTTGTCTCGATTAAATCTTTTATCAAGTCCAGTAAGCACAATAGATACAACATACACACCAAGCGCGAAGTGGCTCTTAATAAATAA
- a CDS encoding GntR family transcriptional regulator: MNSEDRFKRRVLRDDVVEFVIEAILSGELKPGERVVETKISRDLQVSQGAVREALRDLKARGFVESEPYKGSRVKVMSIADLRDYYKVRLELEPLAVKWAIEKDSLKIDELRSIVDGMYKGARFGDQLMILKNDVKFHKRIIDFAENEYLHRAWNSLANDYWIYMGVDAEIKKFPALIEQAEKHQLVVDAIAEGDLELMKNRLESHFLDLKSNHSIENNDLDESLESC, translated from the coding sequence ATGAATAGCGAGGACAGGTTTAAACGGCGGGTTTTGCGTGATGATGTTGTTGAGTTTGTAATAGAAGCAATTCTCAGCGGTGAGCTTAAGCCCGGTGAAAGGGTCGTTGAGACAAAGATCTCCCGAGATTTACAAGTCAGTCAGGGGGCTGTGCGTGAAGCTCTTAGAGATTTAAAGGCCCGCGGCTTTGTTGAGTCAGAACCCTATAAAGGTTCAAGGGTTAAAGTGATGTCTATTGCTGATCTTCGAGATTATTATAAGGTAAGACTTGAACTGGAGCCGCTTGCTGTAAAATGGGCTATCGAAAAAGATTCTCTTAAAATCGATGAGTTGCGTTCCATTGTTGATGGTATGTATAAAGGTGCAAGATTCGGTGATCAACTCATGATCCTAAAAAATGATGTCAAGTTTCATAAAAGAATAATTGATTTCGCAGAGAATGAATATTTGCATCGGGCTTGGAATTCACTCGCAAATGACTATTGGATATATATGGGTGTTGATGCTGAGATAAAGAAATTCCCCGCGTTAATTGAGCAGGCTGAGAAGCACCAGCTAGTTGTAGATGCTATTGCTGAGGGCGATTTGGAGTTAATGAAAAATCGTTTGGAAAGTCATTTTTTAGATTTAAAAAGTAATCATTCGATTGAAAATAATGACTTGGACGAGTCTCTCGAAAGTTGTTGA
- a CDS encoding MEDS domain-containing protein produces MARCLKAYSIKLLSKYYIAEEVGLRGAIMNEDIRQSDFKTELIKCMHEKKHVLLLYDELKYYRNAAIEFIVDGLNSGDQCLLAFDKYKPGMVAKDLSGYGIDYGKVVKSGQLILVDANTYYLTDKVFYPEKILKSWQELTLKTVQAGRTCLRTVGEINFDLDDNLKIDNLIYYKYLVNKNIFSEYPFLSLCVYNKNRYSSEIVKRVVQAHPMLIYNSNIYKNNIHYIPPNIYLNDDYDKNGIDLWLENVKSGNSIFKRMNESEKKFRLLYEYAPIPYLSLDESGFFVGVNKSLCCTLGYDKEELIGKKIRNLLHPDWQIKFENEFKKLKNSGEEHNVEFCLMKKDGSYIFGEFSGVSGYYEDNSFCQTHCVFRDITKEKQANEKLIEAKEAAEEASRTKTMFLANMSHEIRTPLNGIMGMLQLLHDTSLTEEQCDFLDTSMESCNRLAHLLGDILDISRIEACKLKIYSEDFELREIFSSLQQLFAFSAAQKKLSLKLYICPSVPKILIGDKARVHQILNNLVGNALKFSNKGKIEVTAFPLPHHKKNEYRVLFSVSDSGIGIPEEKLDVIFDEFTQVDGSMVRNFEGAGLGLSIVKNLVSLMGGGSSIESEVGIGTTVYFCLTFGTTDRQHEQLKTINKPKNCSYKSRDILVVEDERINQLYLVKILQRNGFSVKTADNGKQALDLLKNIHFDLILMDIQMPEMDGVETTLAIRSGKVSETSSDIPIIALTAHTLAGDEQSFLKAGMNAYISKPLDINDLLNKIDSFLININ; encoded by the coding sequence TTGGCAAGATGTCTAAAAGCGTATTCAATTAAATTACTTTCAAAATATTATATTGCTGAAGAAGTTGGACTTAGAGGGGCTATTATGAACGAGGATATTAGACAAAGTGATTTTAAAACAGAATTGATTAAGTGTATGCATGAAAAAAAACATGTTTTACTTCTTTATGATGAACTAAAATACTACAGAAACGCTGCAATAGAATTTATAGTAGATGGACTGAATTCTGGAGATCAATGCCTACTCGCTTTTGATAAATACAAACCTGGAATGGTAGCTAAAGATCTATCTGGCTATGGAATTGATTACGGTAAAGTAGTTAAATCCGGTCAATTAATTCTTGTTGATGCGAATACCTACTATTTAACCGATAAGGTTTTTTATCCAGAAAAGATTCTTAAATCATGGCAAGAGTTGACTTTGAAAACGGTACAAGCTGGCCGAACATGTTTAAGGACTGTTGGAGAAATAAATTTTGATCTTGATGACAATTTAAAAATTGATAATCTTATCTATTATAAATATTTAGTAAATAAAAACATTTTCTCTGAATATCCATTTCTGTCTCTATGCGTATACAATAAGAATAGATACTCAAGTGAAATTGTTAAAAGGGTTGTACAAGCTCATCCTATGCTTATCTACAACTCTAATATATACAAAAACAATATTCATTATATACCTCCTAATATATATTTAAATGACGACTATGATAAAAATGGAATAGATTTATGGCTTGAAAATGTTAAGTCAGGCAATTCAATATTCAAAAGAATGAATGAAAGTGAAAAAAAATTTAGATTACTATATGAATACGCTCCAATTCCATATCTATCACTTGATGAGAGTGGATTTTTTGTAGGAGTTAATAAATCGCTTTGCTGTACGCTGGGTTACGACAAAGAAGAACTTATAGGTAAAAAAATTAGAAATTTGTTACATCCTGATTGGCAAATTAAATTTGAAAATGAATTCAAAAAACTTAAGAATTCCGGGGAAGAACATAACGTAGAATTTTGCCTGATGAAAAAAGATGGGAGCTATATCTTTGGCGAATTCAGTGGAGTGAGTGGATATTATGAAGACAACTCGTTTTGTCAGACTCATTGCGTCTTTCGTGATATTACAAAAGAAAAACAAGCAAATGAAAAGTTAATTGAAGCAAAAGAAGCTGCTGAAGAAGCAAGCAGAACAAAGACAATGTTTCTAGCTAATATGAGTCATGAAATCAGGACTCCGCTAAACGGAATTATGGGGATGCTGCAACTCCTCCACGATACCTCGCTAACTGAAGAACAATGTGATTTTTTAGACACCAGTATGGAGTCATGCAATAGACTCGCACACTTACTCGGCGATATATTGGATATTTCCCGCATAGAAGCATGTAAACTAAAAATATATAGCGAAGACTTTGAATTGAGAGAAATATTTTCTTCTCTTCAGCAACTCTTTGCATTCTCAGCGGCACAAAAAAAACTATCACTTAAGTTATATATTTGTCCTTCAGTGCCTAAAATCCTTATAGGGGACAAAGCTAGAGTCCATCAAATACTAAACAATTTGGTAGGTAATGCTCTCAAGTTTTCTAATAAGGGAAAAATTGAAGTCACAGCTTTCCCTCTTCCCCACCATAAAAAAAACGAATACCGGGTTTTATTCTCCGTTTCTGATTCAGGGATTGGTATTCCTGAAGAAAAGCTTGATGTAATATTTGACGAATTTACACAAGTTGATGGAAGTATGGTTAGAAATTTTGAAGGAGCGGGCTTAGGTCTTTCAATTGTTAAAAACCTTGTGTCTCTGATGGGTGGAGGATCATCTATTGAAAGTGAAGTAGGTATCGGAACAACCGTTTATTTCTGTTTAACTTTTGGCACAACAGATAGACAGCATGAACAATTGAAAACAATAAACAAGCCAAAGAATTGCAGTTATAAATCTCGAGATATTCTTGTCGTAGAGGATGAAAGAATAAATCAGTTATACCTCGTAAAAATTTTACAACGTAATGGCTTTTCAGTAAAAACAGCTGATAATGGGAAGCAGGCTTTGGACTTATTGAAAAATATTCACTTTGACTTAATTCTCATGGATATTCAGATGCCTGAGATGGATGGAGTGGAGACAACATTAGCTATTAGAAGTGGAAAAGTTAGCGAAACAAGTAGTGATATCCCAATTATAGCCTTAACAGCACACACTCTTGCAGGTGATGAACAGTCGTTTTTAAAAGCCGGAATGAATGCGTATATATCAAAGCCACTCGATATTAATGATCTTTTGAACAAAATTGATTCTTTTTTAATTAATATTAATTAG